From the Manihot esculenta cultivar AM560-2 chromosome 3, M.esculenta_v8, whole genome shotgun sequence genome, one window contains:
- the LOC110610336 gene encoding flowering-promoting factor 1-like protein 3, which yields MSGVWIFKNGVIRLVENPGAEAVDGSKQGLSGSRQKVLVHVPSNEVITSYAVLENKLFSVGWERYYDDPDLLQFHKKSTLHLISLPKDFSKFKSMHMYDIVVKNRNIFEVKHM from the coding sequence ATGTCTGGCGTTTGGATCTTCAAGAATGGTGTGATCCGACTAGTCGAGAATCCAGGAGCTGAAGCTGTGGATGGAAGCAAGCAAGGGTTAAGTGGTAGTCGCCAGAAAGTGCTAGTTCACGTTCCTTCTAATGAAGTTATTACTTCTTATGCTGTTCTTGAAAATAAGCTATTTTCAGTTGGGTGGGAGAGGTACTACGATGATCCTGACCTCCTCCAGTTCCACAAAAAATCCACCCTTCATCTCATCTCTCTTCCTAAGGACTTCAGCAAGTTCAAGTCCATGCACATGTATGATATTGTTGTCAAAAATCGTAATATATTTGAAGTAAAACACATGTAA
- the LOC110610793 gene encoding vesicle-associated membrane protein 724 yields the protein MSQESFIYSFVARGTMILAEYTEFTGNFPAIAAQCLQRLPSSNDKFTYNCDHHTFNFLVEDGYAYCVVAKESVSKQISIAFLERMKADFKKRYGGGKADTAIAKSLNKEFGPIMKEHMKYIIDHAEEIEKLLKVKAQVSEVKSIMLGNIDKVIDRGETITTLADKTENLRDQAQAYKKQGTQIRRKMWYQNMKIKLVVLGILLLLVLIIWLSICHGFDCTN from the exons ATGAGTCAGGAATCGTTCATTTACAGCTTCGTTGCTAGAGGCACCATGATTTTGGCAGAGTACACGGAGTTCACCGGGAACTTTCCGGCGATTGCAGCTCAGTGTCTTCAGAGATTGCCTTCTTCTAATGACAAGTTCACCTACAATTGTGACCACCACACCTTCAATTTTCTCGTTGAGGACGGTTATG CATATTGTGTTGTTGCAAAAGAATCTGTTAGCAAACAGATATCTATTGCTTTTTTAGAACGCATGAAAGCAGACTTCAAGAAAAGATATGGGGGTGGTAAAGCGGACACAGCTATTGCCAAGAGTCTGAACAAGGAGTTTGG GCCAATTATGAAAGAGCACATGAAATATATCATTGACCATGctgaagaaatagagaaactATTAAAAGTTAAGGCTCAGGTTTCAGAAGTTAAAAGTATAATGTTAGGGAATATTGACAAG GTTATTGATAGGGGTGAGACCATAACGACTCTTGCTGACAAAACTGAGAATTTACGTGATCAG GCCCAAGCATACAAGAAACAGGGGACGCAAATCCGACGGAAAATGTGGTATCAGAACATGAAGATTAAGTTGGTAGTTCTTGGGATTTTGTTACTTTTGGTTCTCATAATCTGGCTTTCCATTTGCCATGGATTTGATTGCACCAACTAG
- the LOC110610820 gene encoding uncharacterized protein LOC110610820 — protein MANSDSSATLAAPLAPKKENITPIGSKIAELNESRTELLSRIQSLKQDMQNWRSKLDTQVKIYRDEFSELKKSLNVEVDQLRSEFQELRNTLQQQQEDVTASLKNLGLQDSQGDSKDVQDPKVDKKDEDKHALTEEDTVKKAEN, from the exons ATGGCCAATTCCGATTCCTCCGCTACTCTTGCTGCTCCTCTCGCTCCT AAGAAGGAGAATATTACTCCTATTGGTTCGAAGATCGCG GAATTAAATGAATCAAGAACAGAGCTTCTCAGTAGAATTCAGAGCTTAAAACAG GATATGCAAAATTGGAGATCGAAGCTGGACACCCAAGTGAAAATCTATCGTGAT GAGTTTTCAGAATTGAAGAAATCATTGAACGTCGAGGTGGATCAACTAAGATCA GAATTTCAAGAGCTTAGGAACACACTCCAGCAGCAACAAGAAGATGTTACTGCTAGCCTGAAGAATTTAGGG CTACAAGATAGCCAAGGAGATTCCAAAGATGTCCAAGATCCCAAGGTTGATAAAAAAGATGAGGATAAACATGCTTTAACAGAGGAGGATACCGTTAAGAAAGCTGAAAACTAG
- the LOC110611057 gene encoding heavy metal-associated isoprenylated plant protein 35 produces the protein MATTALGEEHSQALKCQTWVLKVSIHCQGCKRKVKKVLLGIDGVYAATVDSQEQKVTVTGNIEVETLIKKLIRTGKHAELWPEKLPSKEKVSAKAKAMHKQKNPKKDHDFSENEREKSDKVSEDGMSEMNKDVVKSPENSTDGGIELPAVKNSGGENESGGGRGVKSEGKKKKRIGQKGDNARNNSNSGALSSGAAAGIGNQTEGLGMDQVVGPSNLSPTRQQSVVPFPQGFMIPALYASSYSVAYPREAPGALYYVPIPVYAHPSRYNQVNPLDSLYYFSDDNINGCFIM, from the exons ATGGCTACAACAGCACTTGGAGAAGAACACTCCCAAGCTCTAAAATGCCAG ACATGGGTTCTGAAAGTATCTATCCACTGCCAAGGTTGCAAAAGGAAGGTCAAGAAAGTTCTGCTAGGAATTGATG GTGTTTATGCAGCAACAGTTGATTCACAGGAACAAAAAGTCACAGTTACAGGCAACATTGAAGTGGAGACCTTGATCAAGAAACTCATCAGAACAGGCAAGCATGCAGAGCTTTGGCCTGAAAAACTTCCCTCAAAGGAAAAAGTATCTGCGAAAGCAAAGGCCATGCACAAGCAAAAGAACCCAAAGAAAGACCATGATTTCAGTGAGAATGAGAGGGAAAAATCTGATAAAGTTAGCGAAGATGGAATGAGTGAAATGAATAAAGATGTCGTGAAGTCACCGGAAAATTCTACCGACGGGGGTATCGAGTTACCTGCGGTGAAGAACTCTGGAGGTGAAAACGAGAGTGGTGGGGGTAGGGGTGTCAAAAGCGaaggtaaaaagaaaaaaaggatagGGCAGAAAGGTGATAACGCCCGCAATAATTCAAATTCAGGTGCATTATCTTCTGGTGCAGCTGCAGGTATTGGAAATCAAACTGAAGGTTTGGGAATGGATCAAGTAGTGGGCCCAAGTAATCTCAGCCCAACACGTCAACAATCAGTAGTTCCATTCCCCCAAGGGTTCATGATTCCAGCACTGTATGCATCAAGTTACAGTGTGGCATATCCTAGGGAAGCTCCTGGTGCATTGTATTATGTTCCAATTCCAGTGTATGCACATCCAAGTAGATATAATCAAGTGAATCCACTGGACTCTCTCTACTATTTCAGTGATGACAACATTAATGGGTGTTTCATCATGTGA